Proteins co-encoded in one Quercus robur chromosome 8, dhQueRobu3.1, whole genome shotgun sequence genomic window:
- the LOC126697714 gene encoding uncharacterized protein LOC126697714, whose amino-acid sequence MGFGALRTLIRPLARTLISRTSTSICSTTTPFPSTSTFSPLNSELRFAFGGQAPWFPIHNHFHSLTDTRFPKRRPSQKSRRKRATMKTPGPYAWVKYTPGEPILPNNPNEGSVKRRNEKKRMRLRREFILAEKKKRKAQLQEATRKKNIKRVERKMAAVARERAWAQRLAELQQLEEEKKKSMA is encoded by the exons ATGGGATTTGGAGCTCTAAGAACCTTAATTCGACCCCTAGCAAGAACCCTAATATCCCGCACCTCCACTTCGATTTGCTCCACTACGACGCCGTTTCCTTCCACTTCCACTTTCTCACCCCTAAATTCGGAGCTCCGATTCGCTTTCGGCGGCCAAGCCCCATGGTTTCCGATACACAACCATTTCCACAGCTTGACCGACACTCGGTTCCCGAAGAGACGGCCCAGCCAAAAGTCTCGTCGCAAAAGAGCCACCATGAAAACCCCAG GGCCGTATGCTTGGGTTAAGTACACACCAGGCGAACCGATACTTCCAAATAATCCCAATGAAGGCAGTGTGAAGAGAAGGAATGAGAAAAAGCGCATGAGGCTGCGCCGTGAATTTATATTG GCAGAAAAGAAGAAACGAAAGGCTCAGTTGCAAGAGGCTACAAGGAAGAAGAACATTAAGAGGGTAGAGCGCAAAATGGCTGCTGTGGCAAGGGAAAGAGCTTGGGCTCAAAGACTGGCAGAGCTGCAGCAGCttgaggaagagaagaaaaaatccaTGGCTTAA
- the LOC126697715 gene encoding uncharacterized protein LOC126697715 — protein sequence MGFSKDEKSKRLLRAVKTLFFLITMLISLLLFSAPVLLVIADTLLPSALLSASLSPSSLSLQTLSSHLQNYDFRYSLIDIPLISILRSAIIICVYSLCDGPRLSRGPYLGITTMCSLLSLMFVSLKASVVFAGKDRGGYVRATEIALFICSLALAVGHIVVAYRTSCRERRKLLVYKIDIEAVSACKNGFPRYQKILQEQYVQ from the exons ATGGGTTTTTCAAAGGATGAGAAATCAAAAAGGCTTTTGAGGGCTGTGAAGACTTTGTTTTTCTTGATCACCATGCTGATTTCTCTGCTGCTTTTCTCAGCGCCGGTTCTTTTGGTTATAGCGGATACACTTCTTCCTTCTGCGCTTCTCTCTGCTTCTCTTTCTCCGTCTTCTCTTTCTCTACAAACTCTCTCTTCCCACCTCCAAAACTATGACTTTCGGTACTCTCTCATAGATATACCCCTCATTTCCATTCTAAGATCGGCCATCATAATAT GTGTTTATAGCTTGTGCGATGGGCCAAGGCTTTCACGAGGGCCATATTTGGGGATTACAACGATGTGTTCACTTCTGTCTTTAATGTTTGTTTCGTTGAAAGCTTCAGTTGTGTTTGCTGGCAAAGATAGAGGTGGCTATGTTAGGGCCACGGAAATAGCTTTGTTCATTTGCTCTCTGGCTCTTGCTGTTGGGCATATTGTTGTGGCATATAGAACAAGTTGCAGAGAGAGACGGAAGCTTTTGGTTTACAAAATTGACATTGAAGCT GTCTCAGCTTGCAAGAATGGGTTTCCTAGGTATCAAAAGATTTTACAAGAACAATACGtacaatga